A single genomic interval of Prunus dulcis chromosome 5, ALMONDv2, whole genome shotgun sequence harbors:
- the LOC117627864 gene encoding ethylene-responsive transcription factor ERF027-like, whose protein sequence is MADPNPNSPNSLTNVRQILLDQSTPTVASLDFHPPPPTHQPLPPQPPPLPPHTPYSLLSLQHHTCELTETPSPSTRALDVDTVPKPTTMASTSSGKHPTYRGIRCRGGKWVSEIREPRKTKRIWLGTFPTAEMAAAAYDVAALALKGADVVLNFPGFIGTYPVPASTSAQDIRSAAAAAAATLRKNDDSGESPGQRQTDDKEDVTVSNSISLASSSVGDFMDEEELFGMPNLLMDMAEGMLVSPPRMNDSPPSDYDDSPGNSDGGESLLWSY, encoded by the coding sequence aTGGCTGACCCAAATCCAAATTCTCCAAATTCTCTAACTAACGTGCGACAAATATTATTAGAccaatccacaccaactgtaGCCTCCCTTGACTTTCACCCTCCTCCCCCAACACACCAACCCCTTCCTCCTCagcctcctcctcttcctccgcACACCCcatattctcttctctctcttcaacacCATACGTGTGAACTTACTGAAACACCCTCTCCCTCCACAAGAGCACTAGACGTTGACACAGTACCAAAGCCCACCACCATGGCCTCAACCTCTTCCGGGAAGCACCCCACGTACCGCGGCATCCGGTGCCGCGGCGGAAAATGGGTTTCTGAAATCCGGGAGCCACGCAAGACCAAGAGAATATGGCTTGGCACTTTCCCAACTGCGGAAATGGCTGCGGCCGCCTATGATGTGGCCGCACTCGCTCTGAAAGGTGCCGATGTTGTTCTCAACTTTCCCGGTTTCATTGGAACATATCCAGTGCCAGCATCCACTTCGGCACAAGATATTCGTAGTGCCGCAGCTGCTGCAGCGGCGACACTACGAAAGAATGATGACTCCGGAGAGAGCCCGGGACAGAGGCAGACGGATGATAAGGAAGATGTGACGGTGAGTAATAGTATAAGTTTGGCGTCGTCTTCTGTGGGAGATTTCATGGACGAGGAAGAGCTTTTTGGGATGCCGAATTTACTGATGGACATGGCAGAGGGAATGCTGGTGTCTCCACCGCGAATGAACGACTCGCCGCCTTCGGATTATGACGACTCGCCGGGAAACTCAGACGGTGGAGAAAGTCTCCTTTGGAGCTATTAA